The following are encoded together in the Falsiruegeria litorea R37 genome:
- a CDS encoding dioxygenase family protein, translating to MRSVTKDNITDVFMGYLSKDTDPRMREIMGSLVKHLHDFARETHLTHDEWRAGIAFLEGCAAVETEDRHEFVLASDVLGLSSLVDMLHSNPDATSSSVLGPFHVSGAPPLPVGGDMKRHYGGPVLLAEGVIRDTDGNPIAGAELDIWQTAPNGLYASQDEEQDTYSFHGLMTADAEGRYAFTTVKPVEYTVPSDGPVGDILRVCGRHPWRPSHLHYIVKAPGYRSLVTEIFPDDDPYLDKDTVFGVRDDLVMTYVERPASEFPGGMELSGKITEPFLHVNFDVTLAKD from the coding sequence ATGCGCTCTGTCACCAAAGATAACATCACCGACGTGTTCATGGGGTATCTGTCCAAAGACACCGATCCACGGATGCGCGAGATCATGGGCTCGCTGGTCAAACACCTCCATGACTTTGCCCGCGAAACCCACCTGACACACGATGAATGGCGCGCCGGAATAGCGTTTCTGGAAGGCTGCGCTGCTGTGGAAACCGAGGATCGGCATGAATTCGTTCTGGCGTCGGATGTGCTGGGCCTGTCGTCACTGGTCGATATGCTGCATTCCAACCCCGACGCGACCAGTTCGTCCGTACTCGGTCCATTTCACGTCTCTGGCGCACCGCCGCTGCCGGTTGGCGGTGACATGAAGCGCCACTACGGCGGACCAGTTCTGCTGGCCGAGGGGGTCATACGGGATACAGACGGCAATCCGATTGCAGGCGCGGAACTCGACATTTGGCAAACGGCACCAAATGGCCTCTACGCCAGTCAGGATGAAGAGCAAGATACCTACTCTTTCCACGGCTTGATGACGGCCGACGCGGAGGGCCGGTATGCTTTCACCACGGTCAAACCGGTCGAATATACGGTCCCGTCTGATGGGCCTGTCGGGGACATCCTGCGTGTCTGCGGACGTCACCCCTGGCGACCGTCGCACCTGCATTACATCGTCAAGGCTCCTGGGTATCGCTCGTTAGTGACCGAAATCTTCCCCGACGATGATCCCTATCTGGATAAGGACACAGTGTTTGGTGTTCGGGACGATCTTGTGATGACCTATGTTGAACGACCCGCTTCAGAGTTTCCTGGTGGAATGGAACTTTCTGGCAAGATTACCGAACCATTCCTGCACGTAAATTTCGATGTGACGCTAGCCAAAGATTGA
- a CDS encoding TRAP transporter large permease: MTPIEIGLISVVAIVFLIYAGVYIPIALGVVSFVSIWLMRDNFTLALNLLKVAVGDSAMEYSFATIPLFTFMGLIVSKAGLGRDIYEVMTMRFRKVKGGIGMATVGANAVFAAVTGSSIASASVFTKVSVPQMMAQEYNPRFAVGVVAGSSVLGMIIPPSAMLIIYSFVAEQSVGDMFLAGVIPGIMLAIAYVGAIWVMGRFTPAFVGGRVIEDTEWMSGREVASKTLPTLFIITVVLGGIYTGWLTAVEAGAAGGLVALVIAVARQSMSPKAFWDALLETGHITAAILFLITAASIYSRMLGLAGLPNQLQDLLAGNSASFWSIMLLYVLLMLFLGTLLDTASIILIVVPLFLPMAEALDMSLVWFGIITVVGAEIGLLTPPLGISCFVIKSTINDDRISLKDVFMGALPFAFVMLIVLFILIEFPILSLALI, translated from the coding sequence ATGACGCCGATTGAAATTGGCCTGATCTCGGTCGTTGCCATTGTTTTTCTGATCTACGCGGGTGTTTACATTCCCATTGCTCTGGGCGTGGTTTCGTTCGTGTCGATCTGGCTGATGCGGGATAACTTCACGCTCGCGCTCAACCTGCTGAAAGTGGCGGTGGGCGACAGTGCCATGGAATACAGTTTCGCAACCATCCCTTTGTTTACCTTCATGGGGCTTATCGTCTCAAAGGCCGGGTTGGGCCGGGACATCTACGAGGTCATGACCATGCGGTTTCGCAAGGTCAAAGGCGGTATCGGCATGGCAACCGTCGGGGCCAACGCCGTCTTTGCTGCTGTCACCGGGTCGTCAATTGCATCTGCATCCGTGTTCACCAAGGTTTCGGTGCCGCAAATGATGGCGCAGGAATACAACCCGCGCTTTGCGGTTGGCGTGGTTGCCGGATCATCGGTTCTGGGCATGATCATTCCGCCATCGGCCATGCTGATCATCTATTCCTTTGTCGCCGAGCAGTCGGTGGGCGATATGTTCCTGGCAGGCGTCATTCCCGGGATCATGCTGGCGATCGCCTATGTTGGCGCAATCTGGGTCATGGGACGCTTTACACCTGCATTTGTCGGTGGGCGTGTTATCGAAGACACCGAATGGATGTCCGGCCGCGAGGTCGCCTCCAAAACGCTTCCGACACTGTTCATCATCACTGTCGTGCTCGGCGGGATTTACACCGGGTGGCTGACAGCGGTCGAAGCGGGCGCCGCCGGAGGGCTGGTTGCGTTGGTCATCGCCGTCGCACGTCAGTCCATGTCTCCAAAAGCCTTCTGGGATGCATTGCTGGAAACCGGCCACATCACCGCGGCGATCCTGTTCCTGATCACGGCGGCGTCGATCTACAGCCGAATGTTGGGACTGGCCGGACTGCCCAATCAGTTGCAGGACTTGCTCGCGGGGAATTCGGCGTCCTTCTGGTCGATCATGCTGCTTTATGTGCTGTTGATGCTGTTTTTGGGCACGCTGCTGGATACGGCTTCGATCATCCTGATTGTTGTGCCGCTGTTCCTACCTATGGCTGAAGCCCTTGATATGTCGCTGGTCTGGTTTGGGATCATCACCGTGGTCGGAGCTGAAATCGGGCTGTTGACCCCGCCTTTGGGCATATCCTGCTTTGTTATCAAATCCACGATCAATGATGACCGAATATCGCTCAAGGACGTGTTCATGGGAGCTCTTCCCTTTGCGTTCGTAATGCTGATCGTGCTGTTCATTCTGATCGAGTTCCCGATCCTCAGCCTTGCCTTGATTTAA
- a CDS encoding TRAP transporter small permease subunit, whose protein sequence is MLKTAVAGLSRVANSIAIAANALGTLVVLALVVILNVDVIARGLFSAPLRGTYEMVQFSVVMIVFLQLADVVRVDRLTRSDGFLNLLHHRRPGLTANLRRIINAISAIFMGLIAYITFPEFLHMWETQDYFGVPGLFTLPWWPVKLVIACGTALACVIFVIKVITAQDRPQLVRTPEHDEAEQ, encoded by the coding sequence ATGCTGAAGACCGCAGTCGCTGGCCTGTCACGGGTCGCCAACTCAATCGCAATCGCCGCCAACGCTCTGGGTACGCTCGTCGTCCTTGCGTTGGTGGTCATCCTGAATGTCGACGTCATTGCGCGCGGGCTGTTCTCGGCCCCCCTGCGTGGCACCTACGAAATGGTGCAATTTTCCGTCGTGATGATCGTTTTTCTGCAGCTGGCGGATGTGGTCAGAGTTGACCGGCTGACGCGTTCGGACGGATTTTTGAACCTGCTGCACCATCGCCGCCCCGGCCTGACCGCCAACCTGAGACGCATCATCAACGCGATCTCAGCGATCTTCATGGGATTGATCGCCTACATTACCTTCCCGGAATTCCTGCACATGTGGGAAACGCAAGACTACTTCGGCGTGCCCGGTCTTTTTACTTTACCCTGGTGGCCGGTCAAATTGGTTATCGCATGTGGCACTGCGCTTGCCTGCGTGATCTTCGTGATCAAGGTCATCACAGCGCAGGACCGACCACAGCTTGTCCGCACTCCTGAACATGACGAGGCTGAACAATGA
- a CDS encoding C4-dicarboxylate TRAP transporter substrate-binding protein: protein MKNWTKRSLMGAALAGAMALPAAAEETISAVVIDGYPDRALWVKEFTNFFIPEVDKRLAEAGNYKMNWQENYGGSIVKPKGVLEGIQLGLGDIGIVTTIFHSSKLPSQGISGSTPFVATDARAVAKAVDEIAREFPAMQNEFAAQNQVYLATGVVLDTYQIFCSKPIAAVSDLEGRKIAGAGLNLRYLEGIKDAAGVRGGLTDFYNMVQTGLVDCAMLWPEAAKTFKIAEVAPYMLKADLGAVNSKTITVNSDYWAKLPDEVKDVLKAVAIDYRDHVAGIAMDRAAASRDAYTEAGGTIVEVSDEERTAWANAMPNVAQEWAATLNENGEQGDAILAAYLGKLQDAGFTGVRDWTAK from the coding sequence ATGAAAAACTGGACCAAACGCAGCCTTATGGGCGCTGCTCTTGCAGGCGCAATGGCGCTGCCCGCCGCAGCAGAAGAAACCATTTCTGCCGTTGTCATCGACGGCTACCCGGACCGGGCATTGTGGGTGAAAGAATTCACCAACTTCTTCATCCCAGAAGTGGACAAGCGGCTGGCCGAGGCCGGCAATTACAAGATGAACTGGCAAGAGAACTATGGCGGTTCCATCGTAAAGCCAAAAGGCGTTCTGGAAGGGATTCAGCTGGGCCTTGGCGACATTGGCATCGTCACAACCATCTTCCATTCTTCGAAACTGCCGAGCCAGGGCATTTCAGGTTCGACGCCATTCGTTGCAACAGACGCGCGCGCCGTGGCCAAGGCTGTGGATGAAATCGCGCGCGAATTTCCGGCAATGCAAAATGAGTTCGCCGCGCAGAACCAGGTTTATCTGGCAACGGGTGTTGTTCTGGACACCTATCAGATCTTTTGCTCGAAACCGATTGCTGCCGTCTCGGACCTGGAAGGGCGCAAGATTGCCGGTGCAGGCCTAAACCTGCGCTATCTTGAGGGCATCAAAGATGCGGCTGGCGTTCGTGGAGGGCTGACAGACTTTTACAACATGGTCCAAACCGGTCTGGTTGATTGTGCGATGCTCTGGCCCGAAGCCGCCAAGACATTCAAGATCGCCGAAGTGGCTCCTTACATGCTCAAAGCTGACTTGGGGGCCGTAAACTCCAAGACGATCACTGTGAATTCTGACTATTGGGCAAAGCTGCCAGATGAAGTCAAAGACGTTCTGAAGGCCGTCGCCATCGACTACAGGGATCACGTGGCTGGTATCGCTATGGACCGCGCAGCGGCTTCACGGGACGCCTATACCGAAGCCGGAGGCACAATTGTCGAAGTTTCGGACGAAGAGCGCACGGCCTGGGCCAACGCCATGCCGAATGTTGCGCAGGAATGGGCGGCCACGCTGAATGAAAACGGCGAACAAGGCGACGCAATACTGGCCGCCTATCTTGGCAAGCTTCAGGATGCTGGTTTCACCGGTGTCCGTGACTGGACAGCCAAGTAA
- a CDS encoding OsmC family protein: MKIKPVVTYRTTAQCPTHARTEIPIRDLDVIVDEPVERGGTNLGPSPTETAMAALIACTNVIGHKNAHRLGIDLGTVTIDAKCRLDRRGVLMEEEIDVPFPDIELTVKCDTPAGQEELTRVGEETAKYCAIAKLFEAAGTDLTVNWVKTN; encoded by the coding sequence ATGAAAATAAAACCTGTGGTGACGTACCGCACGACAGCGCAATGCCCGACACATGCGCGCACTGAAATCCCAATTCGCGATCTGGATGTGATTGTCGACGAACCCGTCGAACGGGGCGGAACAAATCTTGGCCCGTCTCCGACCGAAACCGCGATGGCGGCCCTGATCGCCTGTACCAACGTCATCGGACACAAGAATGCACACCGGTTGGGCATTGATCTTGGCACGGTGACAATCGACGCGAAATGCAGGTTGGATCGACGCGGCGTCCTGATGGAGGAAGAGATCGATGTCCCGTTTCCCGACATCGAACTCACCGTGAAATGTGACACCCCCGCCGGTCAAGAGGAGCTGACACGCGTGGGCGAAGAGACGGCCAAATATTGTGCCATCGCAAAACTTTTTGAAGCGGCAGGCACGGACCTGACCGTCAACTGGGTCAAAACCAACTAA
- a CDS encoding malonic semialdehyde reductase: MSAPTGAELEALRAKAQQDHRDLHKRIPRLSDDAIALILRESRSHYAWTDRPVSDALLEEIYDITINGATSMNTLPARFIFVKSPEGKARLAKSLKPKNVSKMMGAPVTAIIAHDLDFWKELPFLFPHEDRRPLFEDNPDYVADTAYRNGTLQGAYFMIAARAVGLDVGAMSGFSNEIVDNEFFAGTTLKSNFLCNLGYADETGLFQKLPRFPFERVCSYA, from the coding sequence ATGAGCGCGCCAACCGGGGCAGAGCTGGAGGCACTTCGCGCCAAGGCGCAACAGGATCACCGCGATCTGCACAAGCGGATTCCGCGTTTGTCGGATGACGCAATCGCCCTGATCCTGCGCGAGTCCAGATCGCATTACGCGTGGACAGACAGGCCCGTTTCTGACGCGCTGCTTGAAGAAATCTATGACATCACAATCAACGGCGCGACCAGCATGAACACGCTGCCGGCACGCTTCATCTTCGTGAAAAGCCCCGAGGGCAAAGCGCGGCTGGCCAAATCGCTGAAACCAAAGAACGTGTCAAAGATGATGGGCGCTCCAGTCACGGCGATCATTGCCCACGATTTGGACTTCTGGAAGGAACTGCCCTTTCTCTTCCCGCACGAAGATCGTCGGCCATTGTTCGAGGACAACCCGGACTATGTGGCGGACACGGCCTATCGCAACGGCACGCTGCAAGGCGCATATTTCATGATTGCCGCCCGCGCCGTGGGGTTGGACGTTGGCGCCATGTCAGGCTTTTCCAACGAGATCGTCGATAACGAGTTCTTTGCGGGGACAACGCTCAAATCAAACTTTCTGTGCAATCTGGGCTACGCGGATGAAACCGGTTTGTTCCAAAAACTGCCGCGGTTTCCATTCGAAAGGGTCTGTTCCTATGCATGA